CAACACTTCCCAATATCTCAAACCTTCAAATGTTGGGAATGGAATTTAATAGTCTCACAGGAAGTATTCCTTCCAGCTTTGGAAACGTACAATATTTGCAAACCTTAGAACTTAATAATAATTCTTTGGGAAGCTACTCAGCTGGAGATCTTGATTTTCTTGGTGCTTTAACCAACTGCACGCAACTAGATGTCTTAACTGTGTCAGAAAATGTGCTTGGGGGTATCTTGCCTACCTCTATTGCCAATATCTCCATATATGTTACGGAATTAAGCCTTGGGTGGAATCTCATCTCTGGAAGCATTCCGCATGACATTGGTAATATAATCAACTTACAAACACTTTTGTTGGCAAATAATCTACTGTCAGGAAGACTCCCAGCCTCTCTTGGGAAACTTTCAAATCTAGGCCTATTAAGTGTCTCTTCAAATAGAATGTCTGGAGAGATACCCTTTTCTATAGGAAATATCACCCGGTTAGAAAAACTTTATTTGGACAAGAATAGTTTTGAAGGAACCATTCCTCCGAGTCTTGGGAATTGTAGCTATATGCTTCGTTTAAGGATGGATCATAACACGTTGACTGGAACTATACCTCGAGAGATTATGCAAATTTCACCTCTTGTTTTTCTAACCATGTCAAACAATTATTTGACTGGCTCTTTACCAAAAGATGTTGGAAGCCTTGAACATCTTGGTACACTGTCTGTTgcatataataaattatcagGGGAACTGCCACAGACTTTGGGGAAGTGTCTCTTGATGGAACAACTTTATCTGCAAGTGAATTCTTTTGATGGAACCATTCCAGACATAAGTGGGTTGGTGGGTGTTAAAGAGGTTGATTTCTCCAACAATAATCTCTCCGGAAGTATACCAAGATATTTGGCAAACTTTAACTCGTTGGAGCATCTCAATCTATCTATTAACAACTTTGAGGGAAAAGTGCCAACAGAAGGAAAGTTCAAGAATGCTACTATTGTTTCAGTATTTGGAAACAAAAACCTATGTGGAGGCGTCTTGGAATTGAAACTAAGTTCATGCTTATCACAAGAACTTGAGAAAAGGGCGAAACACTCATCTCTTTCAAAAAAAGTTGTGATTGGAGTATGCATAGGTGgatctatatttataatattgttcATAGCTTCAGTTTCTCTTTGTTGGTTCAAAAACAGaaagaagaacaaaacaaaTGCAGCAACTCCGTCCACCTTTGGGATTTTCCTTGAACAAATAAGCTATGGAGATCTTCGAAACGCAACAGATGGTTTCTCTTCAAGTAGTTTGATTGGGTCAGGCAGCTTTGGTGCAGTGTTTAAAGCATTGCTTCCAGCACAAAACAAGGTTGTTGCAGTGAAAGTTTTAAACATGCAGCGACGTGGAGCAATGAAGAGCTTTATGGCAGAATGTGAATCCTTGAAAGACGTAAGGCATCGTAATCTTGTGAAACTGTTGACAGCTTGTTCAAGTATTGATTACCAAGGAAATCAATTCAGAGCTCTGATCTATGAGTTCATGCCAAATGGAAGCTTGGATATGTGGTTGCATCCGGAAGAAGTGGAAGAGATTCATAGGCCATCAAGAAATTTGACACTTCTTGAAAGGCTTCGCATAGCGATAGATGTTGCTTCTGTTCTGGATTATCTTCATGTTCATTGTCATGAAGCTATAGTTCATTGTGATCTTAAGCCAAGCAACGTCCTTCTAGACAATGATCTAACTGCGCATGTTAGTGACTTTGGTCTAGCTCGGATCCTCCTTAAATTGGACCAGGAATACTTTCTCAATCAACTCAGCTCTGCTGGAGTCAGAGGAACCATCGGCTATGCTGCACCAGGTAAAACTATTCCATGTCTgtaatgttttaattattaaaaaatattataaattccTTGATTGCtattatttttgattatatGAATTATGGTACAGAATATGGACTAGGAGGGCAGATATCAACACACGGAGATGTGTATAGCTTTGGGATTCTTGTTCTGGAAATGTTCAGTGGGAAACGACCAACCAATGAGGTGTTCGGAGAAAACTTTACCCTATGTAGCTATGTCAAATCTGCATTGCCAGAGCGAGTATTGGAAGTTGCAGATGAATTTATTCTTCACAGCGGCCTTAGAATCGGCTTCCCTGCAGCCAAGTGCTTGACACTGGTTTTTGAGGTGGGACTGAGGTGTTGTGAAGAATCTCCAATGAGCCGGTTGGCAATGAGTGAGGCTGTAAAAGAATTGATCTCAATCAGAGAGAGTTTCTTCAGATCCAGAAGAAGAGCTGGGCGTTGAGGTGTTTGTCCTTCCCTCCACAAACTTGAAGACTTATTTGATATAATTGTCTTATGCATATTATGCTTGAAGGTTTTGAATGTATGCTATCTTGCTGTGTAATTTGCTGACAGTGGACGAATGTTGTttgacaagttttttttttttttaaatttcttgcATTTCACATTCAGCTGTGTTTCAAAATACAAAGTAAAGAACCGTATTTTTACAACAAAGGCCGAGACATTCTCTTAAATACAGATAAGAACCATCTCAAGACCAATATATTCGTGGTTACATGATTACAATAACaaccaaaataaacaaaaacaaaaagtaaataaaaattatttactcaTTTGCCATAATAGTGTTAAGACTTGGCTTCTTGTATCTCCTAAGAAGCAAAGAAGAGCAAACTACACTAACCGAAGAGAGTGCCATGCATGCTCCGGCGGCCCATGGCGGCAGTTGCACTCGCAAAAGCGGGAAGAACACTCCTGCTGCTATCGGGATCGACACTACGTTGTAAGCCATGGCGAAAACGTAATTCATTCGGATTCTTGTTAAAGTTTTCCTTGAGAGATCGATGGCTATAATAACATCTTCCAAGTTGTTTCTCATCAGAACGTAATCCGCTGCTTCTATCGCTACATCAGTCCCCGCACCGATTGCCATTCCCACGTCAGCAGCGGCTAGAGCCGGCGAGTCATTGATTCCATCTCCAACCATCCCCACCGTGCTTCCGTCTTTTTGCAGTGAACGGACCACTTCTGCTTTCCCTGCTGGCATTACTTCCGCTCTCACGTCTTCGATACCAACCTACTCATGccacatacaaaaaaaaaagctaaccGAGATATAAAACTAcaataaccaaaccaaacagGAGCCAACCCACAAAGAAATGAAATGATTCTAACCTCTTTAGCCACTGCTCTTGCTGTTCTCCAGTTATCACCGGTAACCATTATGGATCGAACGCCCATTCTACGGAGAAGCTCCACGACCATAGGGGCTTCTCTCTTTAGTGGATCAGCGATTCCCATCACGCCAACTAGTTCGCTGTTATAGGCTACAATAACTCCCGTCCTTGCGCTTTCTTCAAGCTCCCCAACAAACTTGTCAACGTGGTCGGGGATGGTTATGGAGTTCTCCGACATAAGTTTACGGTTTCCCACCTAAcccaagaaaaaatattttctttcagTTAATTAACACATAAACAAAAGCAAAAGAATTTGAGCTCTTAGTCATGTACCTACATCTTATAGGACTTGGTCCAAACCATATATTatatcaacttttttttttggtgttccAGAAAAGGAAGTTGATATGATATATGGTTTAGACCAGTCCCATAAGATGTACATGACTAAAAGCTCAAAACCCTCCTACgcgttaaagaaaaaaatatctctATTAATCCAAACCAGAATCATCCTGTTGTTGACTAAGCACTGAATCCCTTTTCCGGGAAGAGCAGAGAAATCTGATGTATCGAGTAACCATCCAGAGTTTTGAGACTCTCTGCCGTCTTCAGCTGATTCATCAGTGGAGTGGAACTGGCTAGCGTAGTCCACTATAGCTTTTGCCAAGGGATGTTCACTGCTAGCCTAAGGAAATCAAGAGACACAAGTGAAATGATGTTAAATTGTTAATGAATAAAAGTCTCACGTAGTTGACGATGAAATTAACTATTCACTGAGAAACTAAGAAGCTAGTAAAGAAGATTTAACTTACCTCAGCAGAAGCAACAAGTGTAAGGAATTCTCCACGGTCCATCTCTGAGAACACTTTTGCGGTTGTAACGGTAGCTTTCCCTTGAGTTAAAGTGCCTGTTTTGTCAAAGATTATATATTTCAGTTTGTGAGCTTTCTCCAATGCATCACCTCCTTTGATCAGTACACCATTGGTTGCACCAACTCCTGTTGCCACCATAACAGCGGTGGGTGTTGCCAAGCCAAGTGCACAAGGACAAGCAATTACGACAACAGATATTGAGAACATAAGCGAGAACACAAAGTGAGTTCCGTTTTCCGGTATCCATTCTTCTGGGTAACCTCCAACAGCTCCAGCAATTGACCTACAAAATCATTTGATTCTAGAAATGAGAACAAACTAAGAGAGATTGGTAAAAGCTAAGGTACTGAATCTCACCATCCCACTAAGGTGATCAACGACAAAGTAACCACTACCGGAACAAAGATACTTGCAACCTACACATGAGAAagacataatatattttatgctTGTTAATAATTATATCACAAACTAACAGATGACACAACTACTCACATAATCTGCAAATTGCTGGATAGGAGCTTTAGACATTTGTGCCGTCTCGACCAAACTTATGATCTGGCTTAGAACTGCATCAGATCCCACTTTTGTAGCTTTAATGTGAAGAGCACCATGCGTGTTAATAGTACCTCCGATTACTGGTGAACCAACCTCTTTAGAAACAGGAACTGATTCACCAGTCACCATACTTTCATTGACGTAACTTGAGCCCCACACAACAACACCATCTGCAGGGATCTTTCCACCAGGAACAACTTTTAATGAATCACCAGGCTGAATCAGCAATGCATCTATCTCCCTTTCCCCTACAAACTTCTCTCCTATAAAATAGAAGaaataaatggaaataaacattaaaaagttaaatactAAGTAAAGATAGGATTAGGACACGTAAATACTACCTTTGCCTTCAATTAGTAAAACCGCTGTTGCTGGAGTAAGTTGTACTAGTTTCTTCATAGCATCTGAAGTTTTCCCCTTTGCAAGAGATTCCAGATACTTTCCAAGTAAGACAAATGTAATCAACATAGCGCTTGCGTCAAAGTACGTTGGTGACCAAAACCCAGTGACCGCACCATATAAAAGAGCCCCAACAGAGTAGAAGTATGACGCGGACGTGCCCAGAGCGACCAGCACATCCATGTTAGTTGAACCATTTCGAAGAGCTCTCCATGCAGCAACGTAGAAGCGCTTACCAATAACAAACTGAATAATACTTACCAAGCCCCATTTAAACCAATCACTCATCATGAAAGGTCCACATCTCCATACCAGTACGTTATTCAAAGCAGCAATGTAGGGGCAGATTACTTGGATACAGAAGAGAGGAATCtggatcaaaaaaaaattgtattaaatgaCATAAGATAACAGATTTAAGACCAGTAAATTCCCGGACCGGCTCTAAGATTTTGGGTCCATaaacatttactaaaaactttaataaaaaaaattatataatttagagggttatatctatgtatataaaatttaaaataagtggatgttttactaaatttttgtCCAAATCCGGTCTTAGTGAATGCATCATAAATGGTGTGTCCATTAGCATATAAAAAACTCACAGCAAGAGAAAGACTGCAGATAAAACGACGAAACATTTTCGAAGCCTCTCCAGTATCTTTGGAAGTCAACCTTTCATAAGGGCTCATGACACGCAACTTGAACTTCCCGTAACCTTCTCCTTCAATATCATCAACCAACGTTCTCGAATTCACAACTTCCGGATCAAACACCACATCAAGCTCTCCTGATAAACTGTCAACGCGAAACTGTCTAACCCCGTTCAATCTGGTAAGTATACCTTCAAGAACCTGAGCGTCAAGCTCGTTTAGCACACCATCAACTCTTAAAAGGAGTTTGTCCTGCTGATTGCTCTGCACAAGGGACCCCTCGAAGCCAGCATCTTCGATCGCGGTTATAATATCATCTTTGTTGATTAGGTTAGGATCGTACTCAACTTCTCCTAACGATGTAGCTAAAGCAACCACTGCTCTTTTAACGCCAGGAAGGTCTTTTAGAATGCCTTCAACTGAGTTAACACAAGCTGCGCATGTCATGCCTCCAATAGTAAACTGTCCCACTAAAGTTGTCTTCGTCCCGGCAGTAACAGGATCTGCTAGAATCTCTGCCTCAAATCCGGCATCCTCTATAGCCTCTTTAATGTCCTCTTCCTacaacagaaaaataaataaagatgaAATCGTcgagaaataaacaaaaatgaaaactattaattaaaagaatagGCATGGGCTTCAGGTTGTTGGAGTTTGGATTgagtttttgggtttttggatTTCGGATTTAGTCTCTAAGCCTTTTCGGATTATGTATATGTTCAGGTCAGATTTGGTTAAATTTAGTTAGATGTTATACTtcagtaaaatatatatattggttctaattttttatgaGCTCGGTTAATAATActtattttctgatatttttaaataaactatcaaaataatattaaactaagtatttaaattatttatttagaatTTGAATTTTTCGTATACTAGTTCAAATATTTCGATTTGctattttaagtttttctaaTATTCGAGTGTTTTGAATGTCCCCTTTCAACTTTGAGTTGGGTTCAATAATATCCATATCCGAAATACCTTCTTACAAAAtctattaatgtattttatagaTCTCAAATACGAAGTTAGGTTCAGGGTTCTGTTTGGATTTTGGGTTCACTTAAAAAGTGTTCATGCCTAAGAATGGAAacgattaatatttttttttgacaagaactaaaacaattaattaaaaagagagaaacCTTGATTAAATTAGGGTCGAAAACGACGTCGGCCCTGTTCTGTAGTAAAGCGACAGAGGCTTTGAAGACACCATTAACGCTCATCAAAGCTCCTTCGACGGCATTAGAACAAGCAGCACAAGTCATACCGGTTATTCCGACCTGAATCTTCTTCAAAACGGAATCTCCGCTTCCACCCTCTATCTTACTCAGAAAATGAGCGTTCTCTTCGTCGTCATCATAGGAATCAAGAAGACGAACTCCCTCCATCTCTTCGTTCTCCGCATCCGAAGAACCAAGGCTGTGTCCGGTGATCCGTGTAAGCTGTATATCTCGTCTACTCGGCGCCATTTTTACGTTTGTGAGATTCCGACGTCAAGCAGACGGAGAAAATGGATCAAATTGATGAAGAAGGTGAAAGAGGagagaacttcttccacgattGATGTTTGAATTTCTGAGActcatttgttttcttttaaagtataaaaaaaatagtattactTTTTTGTGAgatggagaaaaaaaacaatctatttttttactggCAGAATCTATTTACCCAAGTGATATATATAGGATACCTTTTTGGTTTCGAGGAAAAATAAGGAAAATGAAGTGACGCACTCTACGATTGGGCTAAGACGGCTTTAATGTTTACATACCATTCTTATGATAtattcataacttttgaactaTATATTATCACGAGAAGAGGACATCCtattttgttattataaatgaattCAGGTTATATGACTATGGAGTAATCATAGTTTCGTAAAAGCCGGATAAAACGAAGTTAATctgattttatttgttttataggATTAATTTGAGTTATTTACTTCGTATGGACAATTGATGAATGATGATGACTTGCACAACTTTGGGAGGTTTCTCACATGAGCGAATGTTTTAATTGTGGAAACGTGTAGTTGACGGCAACCCTAAACTAAACGCAAACAATGAGAAGAAAAGTGAAGTCGTTGAATCTGGCCAGAGGTAATTTTGTAATTCTGAGACCAATGATATTTAGTTGAACATAACTTCAGCCGGACTAAGGAGAGTTGGTTAGTGTTTGGGTGTCAATTTCTAAAGCATTTTAAATGTCAGAAGAGAATGGAACTTGCTAGACTGTTCAGAGTCTTTCAAACTTCTTTTCCCATAATGAATGCATCGTCCACCCTGTCTGTAGAAAATCCAGAGCAATACAACTGACGACTGATTGATATCGGTATTTAATAGTTCGGTAAGGCATACATGGCCAATATTAAGACGATTTTCTAACTGAAGCATTCTACAATCTACATTTTCTGGTATTACACAATCCAAACAAACCAGTTAGATCATTATAAAATAAGCTTCGTCATTCTCTTACACATGTTTTACAATCGAGAagaatttaaaaagataaaaatggtaaaagtcccaGTACATATACTGCTTCTTCACTGAGTTGCGTCATACCTACAAAACTTAATAGCCATTTAGTACCCACTTTGATCGCAAGGACCTAAACAAAGCAACACTGGTATATTTTCAATTGTAGACTTCAATCGTCACCTGGAGAAATATCAATCACCATCTTTATGGATTCTTCATTATCTTCTTGTTCTGTGTCGGTGTTTGGAGTTTCAGCCTCTGTGGGCTCACATTGCTTGTTTGAGGCATTCTCAGACTGTTGGTTCTCTTGCTTCACGTCCAAATGCTTATCGTCTGAATGAATCATAAGTTGATCAGCCTCATTTTTCTCACAAGTTTCTAAATCTGAGTCTCCATCCTCGTTGGTAGATTTAGGTTCAGAGATTTTGTGCTCTGGCGATACAGATCTTGACGTACCAGTGACTTCCTCTAGACTTGGCTTTGGTACTTCAGATGGTTCTGCTGCTACCACATAATCTTCTTGAGGAGCTTGAACTCTGATTGGCTCGGAGGAAGATGGTTCTGTGATGTTTAGGTTCTGATGTGGCAAATTGGCTTGAGAGGACCCAGAAGGTTCACCTGACAGCGATGGTGGAAGCAAAGGAGGAGTTGGTGGATTGCCTTGAGAGCTGCTTTCTGCTACATTGTGGCTGCTACTAGCAATGCCTGTAGTCATTTGGCTTGATGGACGTGATTtacgtttctttttctttctcagaCTGTGTCTTGGATCTCTTGGAACAGGAGGTGGCGGCTCTGGTATCACAAACGGTGGAATGGTAGTAGAATCTTTACCATATAAAACTCGGACTGATTGAGCTATAGCTGAGACGGTTGGAGGTAAGGTGGGTGGTTCAGGTGACTTTGCAGCGGGAACAGTCACAGCATCCCGTAACCAATGAGGTAACTTGTTCTCTGAAGAGCTAGTACCTCCCAATACGTCTTTCCCCATCGGATTGGAGAGATTCATCACTCGGTTTGGATCAAGGAGAGATGGATTGGCTGATCTTCCCAAGAACACATTGTTGCTTGAATCAAGCATTGGAGGTAACTGCATATCTAGAAACAAAGGCAGTTTTCCGCGCTTAATGGCATCACGTCTTTCATCAGTTCTCTGTGTGTTTAAGGAGCTTAAACTATCCAAACCCAGCGAACCTAAGTTTCCCATTCCAAGAGAGTTGAGTGGAAAAGGCTTGTCACTGGGAGTATTTGATGGTCCAGCAGAAGGATCACCAGAAAGGTCCAGAGGAGGAAAAGGCTCACTTCGCAATCCCAAGTGATTAGAGGACTCAAACAACGGAAGGGTAGATGCTAGATCGTTGAATCCGAGCTTTATGTCTGTGAGGTGGGACTGGAACCTTGGAGGAGTAGCATATTTAGTTCCATGTAAAGCCCGGTTCATTATACCTTGAGGAAGACCAGGAAACAAGGGAGTTTTGGTGGACTTATCTGTCCTGCTTGACTTAgatggaagagaagaaagactATCCAAGAATTTACGTTGCTCTTCTTCCCACCTCGCTGCCAAGTACTCTGGAGATTTGAATTTGGAAAATTTTAGCCTTGGATCTCTGAGAATTGTCTCCCAGTTTCCATACCCATGTCTGCGAATCCCAATCCAGAGAGAATCTAGTTCATCCTCGGACCATGCGTCTactcttgttttctttttctgcaAGTGCCCAAGTCCAGAGCCTGTTCTCAGCATTATGTTCTCAAGAACCTTTCGATGGTTCTCCGGAATAGATGAAAGAGCTGATGAAAACTGATCCAAACCCAGAGGCGGTAACTCCTCTTGTTGGCTGAACACAGGTGGGTCCACAGGAGGGACTTTCATATTTGGTAGAAACGGCATCGGTGGCATGGAAAATAGGTCTTGCATAGAATGACCACTTCCTTCAAATCTTTTCCTCAGAGAAAGATTAGCCATGATTTCCTGATGCGAAGTTCCCATGTTTCTCTGCTGAAATGGAAATCGAGGAAGCAGCTTATCATCAAATGGTAGGTTAAGTAGCGGAAACTTCTCCTGGAACTCAGCCAAAGCAGCACCAGAACTTCGGGGACGCTCAAAATCCCCTGACGGAGGAAACTGCAATGTGCATATAAGATTTAACACAGATATAAGTATACGTTTATTTTTTATGCGTGTGTGTATGGGAAGTAGATGTGTTAGGAGGTAGAGGAGAGAGGGAAATACCGGACGAACTGGAAGCCAACCATCCATATTACTAAGAGGCTGCTGAGAAGGTTCCTCCTTTACATTATGTGGTTTTAGATTACCCATAGAAGGCTCCTGGTTGTTTACTTCCCTCTCAACCGAACCCGATCTTTGGGGTAGACTGAAAGGAAAATGAGGTCCTGGTATGGTCCTGTTCTGTCTACTACTTGGACGAGAATAATTTCTCCGGGAGGGTTCTGGTTGCGTAAAATTAGGAGCACACAGTCCAAGAACCGGCAGGTTGTTTGGGGGTAAAGATGGTGGACATTCTGCGCCATTAAGATGTTGACTTGGAAGATCTGGTGTAGGATCTGAAGAACCGTCTAGCCTTAGCGGTCTGGATTTTCTTTTCTGTGCATCACATTGTTGGCTATCGTCCACGTCCATCATTACAGGGCTTTCTTCGTCTTGATTAGCTGCTTCAGTTACCTGATCCACATTGCCATTAGGAATTGAGTCTTCAACAGCATTCCTTTTTGCAAGCCGATTTTTTTGCCTTTCTCGCAGCTTTGTGCTGTTTTGCAGAAAACAAAGATACCGTTATtccagatcttgaaaaaaagcATGAAAAGGAGTTACAGAGCAGCAACTTAATATGAAAAATCCAATATCCTCTAAACAAATTATACGCAAATTGATACTGCTACAGAATCTTATTTCATCTTCCCATCAGGAGAAATCAGAATCTCAGTCTATGCAAAAAAATATCTGGAAAGGAGGCATGATTTTATCTAAAACTTGCAAATGGAgcaaaattttacaattcacTATTATCAACCTAGCAAATGGCAAACAACCAATAGATTTAGAACTTAAACTTACAACTTGTCTTTTAGGGCTCGGCCTGCAGGTGTATATTCCTTTTTAAGTTCTGGTTCTTTCTCATCTTCACCGCCATCCTGCAATAGTTATATGATAGGAAAACTAGTAACTGACATGGCAAAGGTATTCATAGCCACAAAAAGATGCTCTTGTCTGTAGAGTAAAACCGTTACCTCGACTACAGCTCCACTGGTATTTGGGGCATATGCTTCCCTGTATGAAACAGCCTTTCTCAAACGTTTTCCTCTACCAAGCGTTGCTTCTTCCTCGCTCTGATATCTCTTCCATCTATAAGTACAATTGTCAGTATGAAAATCAGCAAATAAGTAATAACAAGTAGTGAAAGCAAGAACATAAGCTGCGAATTTCGTTTAGACTGAAGCAAATAAACATAGGCAAGTAGCTGAACTAAGAGTAAGAGGGAAGCCGAACCTCATACGCAGAAGCCTGTCCCAGTCATTTTCTTCCGTAAAAGTAACTACATCATCATCTTTCCTTTCTGAACTATGTTCATCAGTATCATCAGCCACCAGAGGAGGTGATTCGGCTCCAACTTGTTCTTCAGCTGTTTCCTCATTCCATTCCACAGGCTGATTAAgaagaaatatataaaccatCGACAACAGAAGCAATATAATTATCATTGTGGACAAAAAACATAATAACGAATTCAACTATGTATCTTAAAGCAACCAAAAGTATTCTTCAGGTAAAACAATGGTCATTTCAGTTAATAAGCTACCAATTTCAGATGGAATTTTTTCTGCAACATGAGcacaaaattcaaaagaaaatctTGCATCTAGAAACCATATTATAGCAGTGCATATGAACATGTCATTTAGCAAGACAAAACATGATTTCTCACCTTTACGGAGCCGAGCATATCATTCTCCAACTCGGTATCAGCGCCATCTGTGGAGGGTGATTGAATATTTGTCCGATCAAGCAGCTTCATTATTGCAGTCTCGTCCCAAACAATCTTCCCATTTCCATCTGTACATTTGTCCTGGTAAACATCTCCGAGGCCACCACCCTTTTTCCGGCTCTTGCTTTCTAAATCCATGATTACATCTAAGTTGCCATTACTTTCAGATGTATCTTTCTTGTTCGCACCAGCAGAGTCATTGAAAAGTTCTTCAGTCCCCCAGCGCAGGATATCTTCAAATTCCTTCTGAGATCCGGACTTGTTTACAAATAGCTGATCGAGCATCAATTTCTTCTTGGCCAGCTGCAGAATACGCTCTTCTACACTGGCACGGACGACAAGTCTATAAACCAGAAGTTGTTTGGATTGTCCAATTCGATGAGCTCTATTCATGGCTTGAATATCAGCATGGGGGTTGAAATCAGAGTCATAGATAATGACAGTATCAGCTGTCGCCAGATTGATACCAAGACCACATGCACGTGTAGATAACAGAAAAACAAACCGATTTTTGTCTTGGTTGAAACGTGCAATAGCTGCTTGACGATCAGCAACAGCAACAGAACCATCCACCCTTTCAAATGTTTTAGGCCCAAATTCTACATTCAAGTAGTCCTCCAGAATGTCTAAAAGCTTTGTCATCTGTGAAAATATCAGAACTCTGTGGCCTTCCTTATGAAGCACCTTGAGCATGGAGTGCAACAGAGTCAACTTAGCTGATGCTTTTATTCTCATATCATGAAGAAACTCCAAAGACCCAGACTCAGGCTCCGTGCCTGGTATCAGATATGGGTGATTGCACACCTTTCTCAACTGCATCACTATGTTCAACATTGATTGTTGTGCTACCCCTTTCCCGATATTTCGTAGTATCTGATAGTTCTTAGTTAACATTGCACGATAATATTCAGCCTGGATTGATGACAACTCAACAGGGACCATCCTCTCTGTCTTTGGAGGAATATTCTGCATGGCATCTTTTTTAAGCCGTCGAAGCATATGAGGAGCAACAAGTTTCTTCAGTTCCTCTACTTTCTCAGCACTTGTCAGATCATGAAACTTCTCCTcaaaagaagacaaagaagggAATGAAGATGGTTGCAAGAAGTTGAGCAGATTATACATCTCACCAATGTTATTTTGAAGAGGGGTCCCAGTCAAAAGTACACGGTGTTGAAAAGAGAATGTGTTGAGCAAGCTAAACAGCTTACTTTCTGAATTCTTTAGACGATGCCCTTCATCAACCACAAGAACTTCCCATGGAACTCCACGCAAATGAGATGAGTCGGCCAGAACCATTTCATAAGTAGTTAAGAGGACATTAAATTTGTAGGGCTTCATCTTCTTGGTCGTCTCAGTAGAGCTCTTAGCATGCCACTC
The nucleotide sequence above comes from Brassica napus cultivar Da-Ae chromosome A9, Da-Ae, whole genome shotgun sequence. Encoded proteins:
- the LOC106366687 gene encoding protein CHROMATIN REMODELING 4 isoform X2, which gives rise to MTDSGSEMLDRDWVMKQKRRKLPSILDSLDQKEDSSAAAIDSPDKPTKHQLKAGPTPERTSKRKGQSLPENNSLAFGSPEHTSSDKLTNQQPSVDLTPEGNSSKRKGHDGNYFECVICDLGGDLLCCDSCPRTYHTDCLTPPLKIPNGKWICPKCSPDSGALKPTTRLDAISKRARTKTSKRNSQDRPKSERASQIYCSSLVSGEPSSEKGKSISAGESKSIGKEVMDGCSAELGHVSADDQPDSPVIPTAYPPSSEDLPESKLSNTGKSHEAPVERVPHACSEMVVNDTIGEAETGKGKRKKRKREPNDGETVKECKADKKRTKKSLSKVGSPKTKTSESSKKKKKKKNRVTLKSLSKTQSKVEVPEKVKKLSKEERRAIRDADKSSSYLDVKNSIPPTNLQVDRVLGCRVQDPNKTSLYGALSDDLCSDNLQDNDQRDSTVKDTNADTVVTEDRTDSSSETGKSSRNSRLKDRDMDESAVGTECLVDEKEDMVSEDTFDATVSRHVDNEDKKASEAPVSVDAHHEMGGKIPVAGEEVEEPVAAKAADLIGETVSYEFLVKWVGKSNIHNSWISEADLKSLARRKLENYKSKYGTAVINICEDKWKQPQRIIALRVSKEGHQEAYVKWTGLAYDECTWESLEEPIIKESPHLMDLFQKYERKTLERDISKGISPRTRGEGQQSEVITLTEQPSELRGGALFPHQLEALNWLRRCWHKSKNVILADEMGLGKTVSASAFLSSLYFEFGVARPCLVLVPLSTMPNWLSEFSLWAPLLNVVEYHGGAKARAIIREFEWHAKSSTETTKKMKPYKFNVLLTTYEMVLADSSHLRGVPWEVLVVDEGHRLKNSESKLFSLLNTFSFQHRVLLTGTPLQNNIGEMYNLLNFLQPSSFPSLSSFEEKFHDLTSAEKVEELKKLVAPHMLRRLKKDAMQNIPPKTERMVPVELSSIQAEYYRAMLTKNYQILRNIGKGVAQQSMLNIVMQLRKVCNHPYLIPGTEPESGSLEFLHDMRIKASAKLTLLHSMLKVLHKEGHRVLIFSQMTKLLDILEDYLNVEFGPKTFERVDGSVAVADRQAAIARFNQDKNRFVFLLSTRACGLGINLATADTVIIYDSDFNPHADIQAMNRAHRIGQSKQLLVYRLVVRASVEERILQLAKKKLMLDQLFVNKSGSQKEFEDILRWGTEELFNDSAGANKKDTSESNGNLDVIMDLESKSRKKGGGLGDVYQDKCTDGNGKIVWDETAIMKLLDRTNIQSPSTDGADTELENDMLGSVKPVEWNEETAEEQVGAESPPLVADDTDEHSSERKDDDVVTFTEENDWDRLLRMRWKRYQSEEEATLGRGKRLRKAVSYREAYAPNTSGAVVEDGGEDEKEPELKKEYTPAGRALKDKFTKLRERQKNRLAKRNAVEDSIPNGNVDQVTEAANQDEESPVMMDVDDSQQCDAQKRKSRPLRLDGSSDPTPDLPSQHLNGAECPPSLPPNNLPVLGLCAPNFTQPEPSRRNYSRPSSRQNRTIPGPHFPFSLPQRSGSVEREVNNQEPSMGNLKPHNVKEEPSQQPLSNMDGWLPVRPFPPSGDFERPRSSGAALAEFQEKFPLLNLPFDDKLLPRFPFQQRNMGTSHQEIMANLSLRKRFEGSGHSMQDLFSMPPMPFLPNMKVPPVDPPVFSQQEELPPLGLDQFSSALSSIPENHRKVLENIMLRTGSGLGHLQKKKTRVDAWSEDELDSLWIGIRRHGYGNWETILRDPRLKFSKFKSPEYLAARWEEEQRKFLDSLSSLPSKSSRTDKSTKTPLFPGLPQGIMNRALHGTKYATPPRFQSHLTDIKLGFNDLASTLPLFESSNHLGLRSEPFPPLDLSGDPSAGPSNTPSDKPFPLNSLGMGNLGSLGLDSLSSLNTQRTDERRDAIKRGKLPLFLDMQLPPMLDSSNNVFLGRSANPSLLDPNRVMNLSNPMGKDVLGGTSSSENKLPHWLRDAVTVPAAKSPEPPTLPPTVSAIAQSVRVLYGKDSTTIPPFVIPEPPPPVPRDPRHSLRKKKKRKSRPSSQMTTGIASSSHNVAESSSQGNPPTPPLLPPSLSGEPSGSSQANLPHQNLNITEPSSSEPIRVQAPQEDYVVAAEPSEVPKPSLEEVTGTSRSVSPEHKISEPKSTNEDGDSDLETCEKNEADQLMIHSDDKHLDVKQENQQSENASNKQCEPTEAETPNTDTEQEDNEESIKMVIDISPGDD